A single window of Drosophila suzukii chromosome 3, CBGP_Dsuzu_IsoJpt1.0, whole genome shotgun sequence DNA harbors:
- the Tbc1d8-9 gene encoding TBC1 domain family member 9 isoform X2, which yields MWIQPKELLLPSAFWIAEMHSRYFVLQKRRGHGESRGFGSMLVGTYDSVMNTKPAPYRILHQTPSSEVSYEIAIGITQDEIVKDWEWLQANLFKVLDEMENEDEVTNFTICKIQSLYTQNNQDDSGESADFKVMKSKFRQIFKMPEEERLVNSYSATYVKNKIPRQGQLYISLNHVCFYSYMLGQEIKRIIRFAELEDISRNANTIYLKTTNNMTYNFTMLFNASEAHQLIEQLNKMAIQQLIHDPDSPVVDHDTSNFARLGAKTSKKPVLLRDLTARQKSEEFRIYFRLPQSEIIDGKIKANIWTPYSKRFNSGFIYLSPNFFCFRSDVKDLVSVVIPMKTIKSVEKKDDGQQRFENQIVIITSENVPFMFAHIVDRDVLISKITDLLARIHVPVSRERAKYDISWSKQTALMNTFKTQFSSEIIQKQEEKMVRWEAHFRDFGRGIGMFRTTDVINLIVEGIPDKLRQEIWLIFSGAIHDKEMNPGLYEDLVEKAACIKNCFAHDEIDRDLPRSLPEHPAFQSTDGIGALRRVLQAYALRNPQVGYCQAMNIVSSVFLLFCDEENAFWMLASLCENLLPDYYKDKVVGAQIDQGVLNELVQTHLADLHGHLEQLDVIKMISISWFLTIFMSVISYESSLHILDCFFYEGAKIIFMISLQIIEWNREKLLQCQDDGEAMLVLQNYLEGIYNPEYQVPPTTDKRKQERKVQTQTVQTLIHEAYTKFGEEITQQRIEELRNKHRRLTMRQFDIDNEKTIVKAYVQNSYFTRSELHMLLTIIREEKHALKSLQQQQQKAPCPLSEVPQLVPQSPGRANHDASASGSRHEAYSVNYEVFHTLFTELTPWRKCVSVDIGEKLFRLTDKRGTGSLDFGQLINALGLVCSNKNMEKLKLLFVLHLPPLLSKAEIERSRRPRPRTKDDAEEAFEAEDFFDNDASESMEALPSPSDHNFDADDFALISATQHLHNLAGISGNTFMDLSRTPNLSLNSNTSSLAQRSSTFYVDLPALQDLGAARMTPPGTGAGADAAAGAASAAAADHMLLNVETISNFSQISDLVAATRLERADSNATDLRSLGSLGYLLDQPDEGASSSQHSIPHMRKENFQLLWRSIIEIMGLVQDEEMQRAYENLLELGNSNIKKEPSLESFTQLNMGGDEQPDSNGNPTTPAAEPIGTTRLFVALEEELRQASGKARTTTTSSGDSSSSSTNISESWHISISQFIATVLTVNSIVRGFQTPIQISEQIEQLQKKRRKCLSTNY from the exons ATGTGGATTCAGCCCAAGGAGCTGCTCCTGCCCTCGGCATTCTG GATTGCCGAGATGCACTCGCGATACTTTGTCCTTCAGAAGCGACGTGGTCATGGGGAATCCCGTGGCTTTGGATCCATGCTGGTGGGAACCTACGATAGCGTGATGAACACCAAGCCGGCTCCCTATCGCATCCTCCACCAGACGCCCTCATCGGAGGTGTCTTACG AAATCGCCATTGGCATTACCCAGGATGAGATAGTCAAGGACTGGGAATGGCTGCAGGCCAATCTCTTTAAAGTGCTGGACGAGATGGAGAACGAGGACGAGGTGACCAACTTCACCATATGCAAGATCCAATCTCTGTACACGCAAAACAACCAAGATGACTCCGGCGAATCAGCCGACTTCAAGGTGATGAAATCGAAGTTCAGGCAGATTTTCAAAATGCCCGAGGAAGAGCGACTAGTAAACTCCTACTCGGCCAC ATATGTGAAGAATAAGATCCCGAGACAGGGTCAGCTTTACATTTCCCTGAACCACGTTTGCTTCTACTCGTATATGCTGGGTCAGGAGATAAAGCGCATTATACGCTTTGCGGAACTGGAGGACATCAGCCGAAATGCGAATACCATCTATCTGAAGACCACCAACAACATGACCTACAACTTCACAATGCTCTTCAACGCCAGCGAGGCACATCAGTTGATCGAGCAGCTCAACAAAATGGCCATTCAGCAACTGATCCATGATCCTGACAGTCCAGTGGTCGACCACGATACTTCGAATTTTGCACGGCTGGGTGCCAAAACATCCAAGAAGCCCGTGCTGCTGCGGGATTTGACGGCTCGCCAGAAATCCGAGGAGTTTCGCATCTATTTCCGACTGCCACAGTCGGAGATAATCGACGGAAAAATTAAGGCAAACATCTGGACACCTTACTCAAAGAGGTTCAATTCCGGCTTCATCTATCTCTCGCCGAATTTCTTTTGCTTTCGTAGCGATGTCAAGGATTTGGTCAGCGTGGTTATACCCATGAAGACCATTAAG AGTGTGGAGAAGAAGGATGATGGACAACAACGGTTTGAAAATCAAATTGTCATCATTACATCAGAGAATGTGCCTTTCATGTTTGCTCATATCGTGGATAGAGATGTGCTGATCTCCAAGATCACAGATCTTCTCGCACGAATTCATGT TCCTGTGAGTCGCGAGCGGGCCAAGTACGATATTTCATGGAGCAAGCAGACCGCTCTGATGAACACATTTAAGACACAGTTCAGCTCGGAGATCATACAGAAACAAGAGGAAAAGATGGTCCGCTGGGAGGCGCATTTCCGGGACTTTGGTCGCGGCATCGGGATGTTCCGCACCACGGACGTGATAAATCTGATAGTGGAAGGCATTCCCGACAAGCTGCGTCAGGAGATTTGGCTGATCTTCTCCGGGGCGATTCACGACAAGGAGATGAATCCCGGACTGTATGAGGATTTGGTAGAGAAGGCGGCCTGCATCAAGAATTGCTTTGCCCATGACGAAATCGATCGGGATTTGCCGCGTTCGCTACCCGAGCATCCGGCATTCCAAAGCACCGATGGCATTGGAGCTCTGAGAAGAGTCCTGCAAGCCTATGCGCTGCGCAACCCGCAGGTGGGCTACTGCCAGGCCATGAACATTGTGTCGTCCGTGTTCCTGCTGTTCTGCGACGAGGAGAACGCATTCTGGATGCTGGCCAGCCTGTGTGAAAACCTACTGCCGGACTACTACAAGGATAAGGTGGTGGGCGCCCAGATCGACCAGGGCGTGCTCAACGAGCTGGTGCAGACGCATCTGGCTGATTTGCATGGTCACCTGGAGCAGCTCGATGTGATCAAGATGATATCCATCTCCTGGTTCCTTACCATCTTCATGAGTGTGATCAGCTACGAGAGCTCTCTGCACATTCTGGACTGCTTTTTCTACGAGGGCGCTAAGATCATCTTTATGATCTCGCTGCAGATCATCGAGTGGAACAGGGAAAAGCTGCTGCAGTGCCAGGATGATGGCGAAGCCATGTTGGTATTGCAGAACTATTTGGAGGGTATCTACAACCCGGAGTACCAGGTTCCTCCCACGACGGACAAACGGAAGCAGGAGCGTAAAGTCCAAACGCAAACGGTGCAGACTCTGATTCACGAGGCGTACACCAAGTTCGGCGAAGAGATAACCCAGCAACGCATCGAGGAACTGCGCAACAAGCATCGTCGGTTGACCATGCGACAGTTCGATATTGACAACGAGAAGACCATTGTTAAGGCCTATGTCCAGAATTCGTATTTCACCCGCAGTGAGCTGCACATGCTGCTTACCATTATCCGAGAAGAGAAGCACGCCCTTAAATCCctgcaacaacagcagcagaaggCCCCATGTCCCCTGTCGGAGGTGCCCCAGCTGGTGCCGCAGTCTCCTGGCAGAGCTAACCATGATGCGAGCGCCTCTGGAAGCAGGCACGAGGCATACAGCGTCAACTACGAGGTGTTCCACACACTTTTTACGGAGCTAACACCATGGCGAAAGTGCGTCAGCGTTGACATTGGCGAAAAGTTGTTCAGG CTCACAGATAAGAGAGGCACTGGTTCTCTTGACTTTGGTCAGCTCATCAACGCCTTGGGCCTGGTCTGCTCCAACAAGAACATGGAGAAGCTGAAGCTGCTGTTTGTTCTGCACCTGCCGCCTCTCTTGTCCAAGGCGGAGATAGAAAGATCTCGGCGCCCTCGTCCACGCACCAAAGACGATGCCGAGGAGGCCTTCGAGGCGGAGGATTTCTTTGA CAACGATGCCTCAGAGTCGATGGAGGCGTTGCCCTCGCCCTCGGATCACAACTTTGATGCCGACGACTTTGCCCTGATCAGTGCCACCCAGCACCTGCACAACCTGGCCGGAATCTCGGGCAACACGTTCATGGACCTGTCGCGCACGCCAAATCTCTCGCTGAACTCCAACACCTCTTCGTTGGCGCAGCGCAGCTCAACCTTCTACGTGGACCTGCCGGCTCTCCAGG ATCTGGGAGCGGCTCGCATGACGCCGCCCGGAACGGGAGCGGGAGCGGATGCGGCAGCCGGAGCAGCCTCGGCTGCGGCCGCCGATCACATGCTTCTGAATGTCGAGACTATATCGAATTTCTCACAGATCAGCGACCTGGTTGCAGCCACACGACTAGAGCGCGCCGACTCGAATGCCACGGATTTGCGAAGCCTGGGCAGTCTCGGCTATCTGCTGGACCAGCCGGATGAGGGTGCGTCCAGTTCGCAGCACAGCATTCCGCACATGCGTAAGGAGAATTTCCAGCTGTTGTGGCGCAGCATCATAGAGATCATGGGCCTGGTCCAGGATGAAGAGATGCAAAGGGCTT ATGAGAATCTCTTGGAGCTGGGTAACAGCAACATTAAGAAGGAGCCCAGCCTGGAGAGTTTTACCCAGCTGAATATGGGAGGCGATGAG CAACCGGATAGCAATGGCAATCCCACCACACCCGCAGCAGAACCCATTGGCACCACCCGCCTCTTTGTGGCCCTGGAGGAGGAGCTGCGCCAGGCGAGCGGCAAGGCCAGGACCACAACGACCAGCAGCGgtgacagcagcagcagtagcaCAAACATTTCCGAGTCCTGGCACATATCCATCAGCCAGTTTATAGCCACGGTTCTGACCGTTAACAGCATTGTCAGAGGTTTCCAAACACCCATCCAAATAAGCGAACAGATCGAGCAGCTGCAAAAGAAGCGGCGCAAGTGTCTGTCTACCAACTACTGA
- the Tbc1d8-9 gene encoding TBC1 domain family member 9 isoform X1, which yields MWIQPKELLLPSAFWIAEMHSRYFVLQKRRGHGESRGFGSMLVGTYDSVMNTKPAPYRILHQTPSSEVSYEIAIGITQDEIVKDWEWLQANLFKVLDEMENEDEVTNFTICKIQSLYTQNNQDDSGESADFKVMKSKFRQIFKMPEEERLVNSYSATYVKNKIPRQGQLYISLNHVCFYSYMLGQEIKRIIRFAELEDISRNANTIYLKTTNNMTYNFTMLFNASEAHQLIEQLNKMAIQQLIHDPDSPVVDHDTSNFARLGAKTSKKPVLLRDLTARQKSEEFRIYFRLPQSEIIDGKIKANIWTPYSKRFNSGFIYLSPNFFCFRSDVKDLVSVVIPMKTIKSVEKKDDGQQRFENQIVIITSENVPFMFAHIVDRDVLISKITDLLARIHVPVSRERAKYDISWSKQTALMNTFKTQFSSEIIQKQEEKMVRWEAHFRDFGRGIGMFRTTDVINLIVEGIPDKLRQEIWLIFSGAIHDKEMNPGLYEDLVEKAACIKNCFAHDEIDRDLPRSLPEHPAFQSTDGIGALRRVLQAYALRNPQVGYCQAMNIVSSVFLLFCDEENAFWMLASLCENLLPDYYKDKVVGAQIDQGVLNELVQTHLADLHGHLEQLDVIKMISISWFLTIFMSVISYESSLHILDCFFYEGAKIIFMISLQIIEWNREKLLQCQDDGEAMLVLQNYLEGIYNPEYQVPPTTDKRKQERKVQTQTVQTLIHEAYTKFGEEITQQRIEELRNKHRRLTMRQFDIDNEKTIVKAYVQNSYFTRSELHMLLTIIREEKHALKSLQQQQQKAPCPLSEVPQLVPQSPGRANHDASASGSRHEAYSVNYEVFHTLFTELTPWRKCVSVDIGEKLFRLTDKRGTGSLDFGQLINALGLVCSNKNMEKLKLLFVLHLPPLLSKAEIERSRRPRPRTKDDAEEAFEAEDFFDNDASESMEALPSPSDHNFDADDFALISATQHLHNLAGISGNTFMDLSRTPNLSLNSNTSSLAQRSSTFYVDLPALQGTAPSTDAGRDEDELQRELRQQGRYESIDTFSDISDLGAARMTPPGTGAGADAAAGAASAAAADHMLLNVETISNFSQISDLVAATRLERADSNATDLRSLGSLGYLLDQPDEGASSSQHSIPHMRKENFQLLWRSIIEIMGLVQDEEMQRAYENLLELGNSNIKKEPSLESFTQLNMGGDEQPDSNGNPTTPAAEPIGTTRLFVALEEELRQASGKARTTTTSSGDSSSSSTNISESWHISISQFIATVLTVNSIVRGFQTPIQISEQIEQLQKKRRKCLSTNY from the exons ATGTGGATTCAGCCCAAGGAGCTGCTCCTGCCCTCGGCATTCTG GATTGCCGAGATGCACTCGCGATACTTTGTCCTTCAGAAGCGACGTGGTCATGGGGAATCCCGTGGCTTTGGATCCATGCTGGTGGGAACCTACGATAGCGTGATGAACACCAAGCCGGCTCCCTATCGCATCCTCCACCAGACGCCCTCATCGGAGGTGTCTTACG AAATCGCCATTGGCATTACCCAGGATGAGATAGTCAAGGACTGGGAATGGCTGCAGGCCAATCTCTTTAAAGTGCTGGACGAGATGGAGAACGAGGACGAGGTGACCAACTTCACCATATGCAAGATCCAATCTCTGTACACGCAAAACAACCAAGATGACTCCGGCGAATCAGCCGACTTCAAGGTGATGAAATCGAAGTTCAGGCAGATTTTCAAAATGCCCGAGGAAGAGCGACTAGTAAACTCCTACTCGGCCAC ATATGTGAAGAATAAGATCCCGAGACAGGGTCAGCTTTACATTTCCCTGAACCACGTTTGCTTCTACTCGTATATGCTGGGTCAGGAGATAAAGCGCATTATACGCTTTGCGGAACTGGAGGACATCAGCCGAAATGCGAATACCATCTATCTGAAGACCACCAACAACATGACCTACAACTTCACAATGCTCTTCAACGCCAGCGAGGCACATCAGTTGATCGAGCAGCTCAACAAAATGGCCATTCAGCAACTGATCCATGATCCTGACAGTCCAGTGGTCGACCACGATACTTCGAATTTTGCACGGCTGGGTGCCAAAACATCCAAGAAGCCCGTGCTGCTGCGGGATTTGACGGCTCGCCAGAAATCCGAGGAGTTTCGCATCTATTTCCGACTGCCACAGTCGGAGATAATCGACGGAAAAATTAAGGCAAACATCTGGACACCTTACTCAAAGAGGTTCAATTCCGGCTTCATCTATCTCTCGCCGAATTTCTTTTGCTTTCGTAGCGATGTCAAGGATTTGGTCAGCGTGGTTATACCCATGAAGACCATTAAG AGTGTGGAGAAGAAGGATGATGGACAACAACGGTTTGAAAATCAAATTGTCATCATTACATCAGAGAATGTGCCTTTCATGTTTGCTCATATCGTGGATAGAGATGTGCTGATCTCCAAGATCACAGATCTTCTCGCACGAATTCATGT TCCTGTGAGTCGCGAGCGGGCCAAGTACGATATTTCATGGAGCAAGCAGACCGCTCTGATGAACACATTTAAGACACAGTTCAGCTCGGAGATCATACAGAAACAAGAGGAAAAGATGGTCCGCTGGGAGGCGCATTTCCGGGACTTTGGTCGCGGCATCGGGATGTTCCGCACCACGGACGTGATAAATCTGATAGTGGAAGGCATTCCCGACAAGCTGCGTCAGGAGATTTGGCTGATCTTCTCCGGGGCGATTCACGACAAGGAGATGAATCCCGGACTGTATGAGGATTTGGTAGAGAAGGCGGCCTGCATCAAGAATTGCTTTGCCCATGACGAAATCGATCGGGATTTGCCGCGTTCGCTACCCGAGCATCCGGCATTCCAAAGCACCGATGGCATTGGAGCTCTGAGAAGAGTCCTGCAAGCCTATGCGCTGCGCAACCCGCAGGTGGGCTACTGCCAGGCCATGAACATTGTGTCGTCCGTGTTCCTGCTGTTCTGCGACGAGGAGAACGCATTCTGGATGCTGGCCAGCCTGTGTGAAAACCTACTGCCGGACTACTACAAGGATAAGGTGGTGGGCGCCCAGATCGACCAGGGCGTGCTCAACGAGCTGGTGCAGACGCATCTGGCTGATTTGCATGGTCACCTGGAGCAGCTCGATGTGATCAAGATGATATCCATCTCCTGGTTCCTTACCATCTTCATGAGTGTGATCAGCTACGAGAGCTCTCTGCACATTCTGGACTGCTTTTTCTACGAGGGCGCTAAGATCATCTTTATGATCTCGCTGCAGATCATCGAGTGGAACAGGGAAAAGCTGCTGCAGTGCCAGGATGATGGCGAAGCCATGTTGGTATTGCAGAACTATTTGGAGGGTATCTACAACCCGGAGTACCAGGTTCCTCCCACGACGGACAAACGGAAGCAGGAGCGTAAAGTCCAAACGCAAACGGTGCAGACTCTGATTCACGAGGCGTACACCAAGTTCGGCGAAGAGATAACCCAGCAACGCATCGAGGAACTGCGCAACAAGCATCGTCGGTTGACCATGCGACAGTTCGATATTGACAACGAGAAGACCATTGTTAAGGCCTATGTCCAGAATTCGTATTTCACCCGCAGTGAGCTGCACATGCTGCTTACCATTATCCGAGAAGAGAAGCACGCCCTTAAATCCctgcaacaacagcagcagaaggCCCCATGTCCCCTGTCGGAGGTGCCCCAGCTGGTGCCGCAGTCTCCTGGCAGAGCTAACCATGATGCGAGCGCCTCTGGAAGCAGGCACGAGGCATACAGCGTCAACTACGAGGTGTTCCACACACTTTTTACGGAGCTAACACCATGGCGAAAGTGCGTCAGCGTTGACATTGGCGAAAAGTTGTTCAGG CTCACAGATAAGAGAGGCACTGGTTCTCTTGACTTTGGTCAGCTCATCAACGCCTTGGGCCTGGTCTGCTCCAACAAGAACATGGAGAAGCTGAAGCTGCTGTTTGTTCTGCACCTGCCGCCTCTCTTGTCCAAGGCGGAGATAGAAAGATCTCGGCGCCCTCGTCCACGCACCAAAGACGATGCCGAGGAGGCCTTCGAGGCGGAGGATTTCTTTGA CAACGATGCCTCAGAGTCGATGGAGGCGTTGCCCTCGCCCTCGGATCACAACTTTGATGCCGACGACTTTGCCCTGATCAGTGCCACCCAGCACCTGCACAACCTGGCCGGAATCTCGGGCAACACGTTCATGGACCTGTCGCGCACGCCAAATCTCTCGCTGAACTCCAACACCTCTTCGTTGGCGCAGCGCAGCTCAACCTTCTACGTGGACCTGCCGGCTCTCCAGGGTACTGCACCATCCACAGATGCTGGGCGGGACGAAGACGAGCTCCAGAGAGAGCTTCGCCAGCAGGGCCGTTACGAATCGATTGACACATTTTCGGATATTTCAGATCTGGGAGCGGCTCGCATGACGCCGCCCGGAACGGGAGCGGGAGCGGATGCGGCAGCCGGAGCAGCCTCGGCTGCGGCCGCCGATCACATGCTTCTGAATGTCGAGACTATATCGAATTTCTCACAGATCAGCGACCTGGTTGCAGCCACACGACTAGAGCGCGCCGACTCGAATGCCACGGATTTGCGAAGCCTGGGCAGTCTCGGCTATCTGCTGGACCAGCCGGATGAGGGTGCGTCCAGTTCGCAGCACAGCATTCCGCACATGCGTAAGGAGAATTTCCAGCTGTTGTGGCGCAGCATCATAGAGATCATGGGCCTGGTCCAGGATGAAGAGATGCAAAGGGCTT ATGAGAATCTCTTGGAGCTGGGTAACAGCAACATTAAGAAGGAGCCCAGCCTGGAGAGTTTTACCCAGCTGAATATGGGAGGCGATGAG CAACCGGATAGCAATGGCAATCCCACCACACCCGCAGCAGAACCCATTGGCACCACCCGCCTCTTTGTGGCCCTGGAGGAGGAGCTGCGCCAGGCGAGCGGCAAGGCCAGGACCACAACGACCAGCAGCGgtgacagcagcagcagtagcaCAAACATTTCCGAGTCCTGGCACATATCCATCAGCCAGTTTATAGCCACGGTTCTGACCGTTAACAGCATTGTCAGAGGTTTCCAAACACCCATCCAAATAAGCGAACAGATCGAGCAGCTGCAAAAGAAGCGGCGCAAGTGTCTGTCTACCAACTACTGA
- the ebd2 gene encoding uncharacterized protein ebd2, translating into MAAIAALPTTTLRRNNNNKGIKSRRNERNILTFYEKIAVIRYYEETNISRNSLAKMFHCCATQIRRILDKKKDLLQQLATLSEADASIIIEEMTRKRRKFEMSAISFLLHEWVERCTQLHLNISIRNQKLKETAIRMAAVLNLPSFRPSYRWLNRFRGKYKYEADELGYQGENPLNQDLPVEDIIVEFKHALPNFMQRELAEPAEGGAKGPVVPDFVNLSSENSLMSDHLEEDDGVEMVTCEPTMMASPGSTPEEEEEEEVVSPQEGQENTEDQMNAGTSTLLNGVFPHLAIIHQFALMNSDVQALELISQLGVHMQQQAVSGAYRALSLATTSGAGDGQTDPGTNFLPELPPGTIYADIDDIELIE; encoded by the exons ATGGCAGCTATTGCGGCATTGCCAACAACCACGTTGCGtcgcaacaacaacaacaaaggg ATAAAATCCCGTCGAAATGAGCGTAATATCCTAACTTTCTACGAGAAGATTGCCGTGATCCGTTACTATGAGGAGACCAATATTTCGAGAAACAGTTTGGCCAAAATGTTTCACTGCTGCGCCACCCAAATTCGCCGAATTCTGGACAAGAAAAAGGATCTGCTCCAACAATTGGCCACCTTGAGCGAAGCCGATGCCTCTATTATTATTGAAGAGATGACGCGCAAGCGCCGAAAGTTCGAGATGAGTGCCATTAGTTTCCTTCTACACGAATGGGTTGAAAGATGCACCCAACTCCACTTGAACATAAGCATTCGGAACCAAAAACTCAAGGAAACAGCTATCAGAATGGCCGCAGTTTTAAACCTGCCATCCTTTAGACCCTCCTATCGGTGGCTAAACCGTTTTCGTGGAAAGTACAAGTACGAGGCAGATGAATTGGGCTACCAGGGAGAGAATCCCTTAAACCAGGATCTGCCTGTCGAGGACATCATAGTGGAGTTCAAGCATGCCCTGCCCAATTTTATGCAACGCGAGTTGGCCGAACCCGCCGAAGGTGGGGCTAAAGGACCTGTTGTGCCAGATTTCGTTAATCTCTCTAGTGAGAATAGCCTGATGTCAGATCACCTCGAGGAGGATGATGGAGTGGAGATGGTCACCTGTGAGCCCACCATGATGGCTTCACCAGGCAGCACGCcagaagaggaggaggaggaggaagtaGTCTCTCCCCAGGAAGGCCAGGAAAACACCGAGGATCAAATGAACGCAGGGACCAGCACCCTGCTCAATGGCGTTTTCCCGCACCTGGCCATCATCCACCAGTTCGCTCTGATGAACTCTGATGTCCAGGCATTGGAACTCATCTCCCAGCTGGGCGTGCATATGCAGCAGCAGGCTGTTTCTGGAGCTTATCGCGCTCTGTCGCTGGCGACGACGAGTGGAGCTGGCGATGGACAAACGGATCCGGGAACAAACTTCCTGCCAGAACTGCCACCGGGCACCATTTACGCAGATATCGATGACATCGAGTTGATTGAGTAG